A section of the Corynebacterium tuberculostearicum genome encodes:
- the epsC gene encoding serine O-acetyltransferase EpsC: MNIMSYIREDLANARDHDPAARGDVENAVVYSGLHAVWSHRISHWMWKRGLRGPARILAQINRFFTGVEIHPGATIGRRFFIDHGMGIVIGETAEIGDGVMLYHGVTLGGQVLTQTKRHPTIEDNVTIGAGAKVLGPITIGEGSAIGANAVVTKDVPAEHIAVGIPAKNRPRNPNERIKLVDPDYYI; the protein is encoded by the coding sequence ATGAACATTATGAGCTACATCCGTGAAGACTTAGCAAATGCAAGAGATCACGATCCGGCCGCACGTGGCGACGTCGAAAATGCAGTAGTGTACTCCGGTCTCCACGCGGTGTGGTCTCACCGCATTTCGCACTGGATGTGGAAGCGCGGGCTGCGCGGGCCCGCGCGCATCTTGGCGCAGATTAACCGCTTCTTTACCGGCGTGGAGATCCACCCTGGCGCCACTATCGGCCGCCGGTTCTTTATTGACCATGGCATGGGCATCGTCATTGGTGAAACCGCAGAGATTGGCGATGGCGTCATGCTCTACCATGGCGTCACACTCGGCGGCCAGGTCCTTACCCAGACCAAGCGCCACCCCACTATCGAAGACAATGTCACTATCGGTGCGGGCGCCAAGGTGCTCGGCCCCATTACGATCGGTGAAGGTTCGGCCATTGGCGCCAATGCCGTGGTGACGAAGGATGTTCCCGCGGAGCATATCGCGGTGGGCATTCCGGCCAAGAACCGTCCACGCAACCCGAATGAGCGCATCAAACTGGTTGACCCCGACTACTACATCTAA
- a CDS encoding GNAT family N-acetyltransferase, with amino-acid sequence MEHAIAHQPDKSRYVLTVDGAEAGTCHYVDAGTTREFNHTVIKDAFRGQGLSAPLIKAALDDVRGVGKQVIASCSAVAHFIEKNPEYRDLLRPEGI; translated from the coding sequence ATGGAACACGCTATTGCACACCAGCCCGATAAGTCCCGCTACGTTCTTACCGTGGACGGTGCCGAGGCGGGCACGTGCCATTACGTAGACGCCGGCACAACCCGCGAGTTCAACCACACGGTCATCAAGGATGCTTTCCGTGGTCAAGGATTGTCCGCGCCGCTGATTAAGGCAGCGCTTGACGACGTCCGGGGCGTCGGCAAGCAAGTCATTGCTTCCTGCTCCGCCGTGGCGCACTTTATAGAAAAGAATCCCGAATACCGCGACCTGCTGCGCCCAGAAGGCATATAA
- a CDS encoding DUF4288 domain-containing protein encodes MEPYVGIAVFELASESSEHSSFFREDFFLIYADSDEEAHRKAVEWTREQEYEGLKLRHIVDVAPALYGHVDRDCDLYSRHFSSLEDYKRFEMNLGGNDPLSPPK; translated from the coding sequence ATGGAACCATACGTCGGAATCGCTGTCTTTGAGCTCGCCTCCGAAAGCTCGGAGCATTCTAGCTTCTTCCGAGAGGACTTCTTTCTCATCTATGCAGATTCGGATGAGGAGGCGCACCGCAAGGCCGTTGAATGGACTCGCGAGCAGGAATATGAGGGCCTGAAGCTGCGTCACATTGTCGACGTCGCACCCGCCCTCTACGGCCATGTGGATCGAGATTGTGACCTCTATTCGCGGCACTTTTCCTCGCTGGAAGACTACAAACGATTCGAGATGAACTTGGGCGGAAACGATCCGCTTTCACCGCCTAAATAG
- a CDS encoding metal-sensitive transcriptional regulator: MSDQHQTCSCHEPHVHGYNADSKSKDRYLARLKRIEGQARGIHRMVEEDQYCIDIITQISAVKSALENVSLALLEDHIEHCVAGAAAEDSEVATEKLEEAMRAIKKMVKN; the protein is encoded by the coding sequence ATGTCTGACCAGCATCAAACGTGCTCCTGCCACGAGCCGCACGTGCACGGATATAACGCGGATTCTAAGAGCAAGGATCGCTACCTTGCCCGACTCAAGCGCATTGAGGGGCAGGCGCGCGGCATCCACCGCATGGTCGAGGAAGACCAATACTGCATCGACATCATTACCCAGATTTCGGCGGTGAAGTCGGCGCTGGAGAATGTCTCACTGGCGCTCCTAGAAGACCATATTGAGCACTGTGTGGCCGGTGCCGCCGCCGAGGACAGTGAAGTAGCCACCGAGAAGCTAGAGGAAGCCATGCGCGCCATCAAGAAGATGGTGAAAAACTAA
- a CDS encoding acetyl-CoA hydrolase/transferase family protein — protein sequence MSERIAYAPFEKLVVSAEEAAQHVNHGDRVGISGFTGAGYPKGLPTAIAEKAKALHEKGEEFKIDIFSGASTAPDCDGVLAEAEAIRFRSPYNSDPTLRKQFNDGTALYQDIHLSHSGQQVEEGFYGDFQVAIIEAVRITEEGHVVPSSAVGNNLEFIEAADKIIIEINEWQSINLEGMHDIYRIEKLPNRQPIPITKPGDRIGTTYMEVPEDKVVAVVKTDAPDRNAPFKEPDEVSEKIAANFIEFLEGEVAAGRLEYDKFIMQSGVGNVPNAVMAGLLDSKFENIQAYTEVIQDGMLDLIDAGKMTMASATSFALSPDYAEKMNEEAERYRKHIILRPQQVSNHPEVIRRVGLISSNGMIEADIYGNINSTNVSGSRIMNGTGGSGDFTRNAYISTFVSPSVAKDGAISALVPFVSHTDHTEHDTMVIITEYGVADLRGLAPKERVEKVISVAHPDYRPLLEEYFNRAKENKFQHTPHDLKTAFDFQVRFMEKGDMRG from the coding sequence TTGTCCGAGAGAATCGCGTACGCCCCATTCGAGAAGCTCGTAGTTTCCGCAGAAGAGGCTGCTCAGCACGTCAACCACGGTGATCGCGTGGGAATTTCCGGCTTCACCGGTGCTGGCTACCCCAAGGGTCTGCCCACCGCCATTGCAGAAAAGGCTAAGGCTCTCCATGAAAAGGGCGAGGAATTTAAGATCGATATCTTTTCCGGCGCTTCCACCGCCCCGGACTGCGATGGCGTTCTGGCGGAAGCCGAGGCGATTCGCTTCCGCTCTCCTTATAACTCCGATCCCACCCTGCGTAAGCAGTTCAATGATGGCACCGCGCTCTATCAGGATATCCACCTGTCTCACTCGGGCCAGCAGGTAGAAGAGGGCTTCTACGGTGACTTCCAGGTAGCCATTATTGAGGCCGTGCGCATTACCGAAGAAGGCCACGTGGTGCCGTCCTCCGCAGTGGGCAATAACCTCGAGTTTATCGAGGCTGCGGATAAGATCATCATCGAGATCAATGAGTGGCAGTCCATCAACCTCGAGGGCATGCACGATATCTACCGCATTGAAAAGCTGCCTAACCGCCAGCCAATCCCTATCACTAAGCCGGGCGACCGCATTGGTACCACCTACATGGAGGTGCCGGAGGACAAGGTTGTTGCAGTGGTAAAGACCGATGCCCCGGACCGCAACGCACCATTCAAGGAACCGGACGAGGTTTCCGAGAAGATCGCCGCCAACTTCATCGAGTTCCTCGAGGGGGAGGTCGCCGCTGGTCGCCTTGAGTATGACAAGTTCATCATGCAGTCCGGCGTGGGCAATGTCCCCAACGCCGTGATGGCCGGCCTGCTGGACTCCAAGTTTGAGAATATTCAGGCCTATACCGAGGTCATTCAGGACGGCATGCTCGATCTCATCGATGCGGGCAAGATGACCATGGCTTCCGCCACCTCCTTCGCGCTGTCCCCGGACTACGCGGAGAAGATGAATGAGGAGGCGGAGCGCTACCGCAAGCACATCATCCTCCGCCCGCAGCAGGTTTCCAACCACCCAGAGGTCATCCGCCGCGTCGGCCTGATTTCCTCCAACGGCATGATTGAGGCCGATATCTACGGCAACATCAACTCCACCAACGTGTCCGGCTCCCGCATTATGAACGGCACCGGCGGCTCGGGTGACTTCACCCGCAACGCTTATATCTCCACCTTCGTTTCCCCGTCGGTGGCCAAGGATGGCGCGATTTCTGCGCTGGTTCCGTTCGTGTCTCACACCGACCACACCGAGCACGACACCATGGTCATCATTACCGAGTACGGCGTAGCCGACCTGCGCGGTCTGGCGCCGAAGGAGCGCGTGGAAAAGGTCATCTCCGTGGCGCACCCGGATTACCGTCCGTTGCTCGAGGAGTACTTCAACCGTGCCAAGGAAAACAAGTTCCAGCACACTCCGCACGACCTGAAGACCGCCTTTGACTTCCAGGTCCGCTTCATGGAGAAGGGCGATATGCGCGGCTAA
- the dusB gene encoding tRNA dihydrouridine synthase DusB: protein MNLRIGHYDLSSPVILAPMAGVTNVAFRTLCREQELQRTGTVSGLYVCEMVTARALVERNEKTLHMTTFAPQEDPRSLQIYTVDPEYTYKAAKMIVDENLADHIDMNFGCPVPKVTRRGGGSALPYKRRLFGNIVSAAVKATEGTNIPVTVKMRVGIDDEHHTHLDAGRIAVESGAAAVTLHGRTAAQRYSGEARWDEIARLKEHLADTGVPVLGNGDIFRAEDARRMMEQTGCDGVQVGRGCLGRPWLFAELGAALRGESIPAEPTLGEVTQVILRHAELLAEHDGEDNASRDIRKHIGWYLRGFPVGGQVRAGLAKVNSLDALRELLAPWADSDALAADADGARGRQGSPSKVALPDGWLDDPEDDCVPVAADIMNSGG, encoded by the coding sequence GTGAATTTGCGCATTGGACACTACGATCTCTCCTCCCCCGTCATCCTCGCCCCGATGGCGGGGGTAACCAACGTTGCCTTCCGCACGTTGTGCCGAGAGCAGGAGCTGCAACGCACCGGCACGGTGTCGGGCCTCTATGTCTGCGAGATGGTCACCGCCCGTGCACTGGTAGAGCGCAATGAAAAGACGCTGCACATGACCACCTTTGCGCCGCAGGAGGATCCCCGTTCCTTACAGATCTATACGGTGGATCCGGAATATACGTATAAAGCCGCAAAGATGATCGTCGACGAAAACCTGGCGGACCACATCGATATGAACTTTGGTTGCCCGGTTCCCAAGGTGACCCGCCGCGGCGGCGGTTCCGCGCTGCCTTATAAACGACGCCTCTTTGGCAATATCGTCTCCGCCGCGGTCAAGGCCACAGAGGGCACCAATATCCCGGTCACGGTAAAAATGCGCGTGGGCATTGACGACGAGCACCATACGCATCTCGACGCCGGGCGCATCGCCGTCGAGTCCGGTGCCGCCGCCGTTACCCTGCACGGCCGCACCGCCGCTCAGCGCTACTCCGGCGAGGCACGATGGGACGAAATCGCCCGCCTCAAAGAGCATCTGGCAGATACCGGCGTGCCAGTGCTGGGCAATGGCGATATCTTCCGCGCCGAGGATGCCCGCCGCATGATGGAACAAACCGGCTGCGACGGCGTGCAGGTAGGCCGCGGCTGCCTTGGCCGCCCGTGGCTTTTTGCTGAGCTCGGCGCCGCACTGCGCGGCGAATCCATCCCGGCAGAGCCCACCCTGGGCGAGGTCACCCAGGTAATCCTCCGCCACGCGGAGCTGCTGGCCGAGCACGATGGTGAGGACAATGCTTCCCGCGATATCCGCAAGCACATCGGTTGGTACCTGCGCGGTTTCCCGGTCGGTGGCCAGGTCCGAGCGGGCTTAGCCAAGGTCAATTCCCTCGATGCCTTGCGTGAGCTCCTTGCACCTTGGGCAGACTCCGATGCCCTGGCTGCCGACGCCGACGGAGCCCGCGGCCGCCAGGGCTCCCCATCCAAGGTGGCTTTGCCGGATGGTTGGCTCGACGATCCAGAAGACGACTGCGTTCCGGTTGCCGCTGACATTATGAACTCCGGCGGATAA
- the phoU gene encoding phosphate signaling complex protein PhoU, producing MRAAYREHLDNFSHDLIVMCDTVRDIMDKASLALLQGALDSAEDALTMTEELDEIRARCSERAVKLLALENPMAQDLRQVVSSIYIVEDLYRMGRLAQHIADSARRRHPDAVVPANYIGYFEEMYRLTEEMGSVLHDILVTPDADLSVNLRADDDAVDDINSHILRILTQREWEGTVREAVETSQITRYYERYADHCVSVAGHIIYLTTGLLPNDYAKKLEEDKKDAEFEARMADLERQFRR from the coding sequence ATGCGTGCCGCTTACAGGGAACACCTAGACAATTTCTCCCACGACCTCATCGTGATGTGCGATACCGTACGCGACATCATGGATAAGGCCTCCCTGGCGCTGCTGCAAGGCGCCTTGGACTCCGCGGAAGATGCCCTCACCATGACTGAGGAGCTAGATGAGATCCGCGCTAGGTGTTCTGAACGTGCCGTGAAACTCTTGGCCCTGGAAAACCCCATGGCACAGGACCTCCGTCAGGTGGTCTCCTCGATTTATATCGTGGAGGATCTCTACCGCATGGGCCGTTTAGCCCAGCACATCGCGGACTCCGCGCGCCGCCGCCACCCTGACGCCGTGGTACCGGCGAATTACATCGGCTACTTCGAGGAGATGTACCGCCTCACTGAAGAAATGGGGTCAGTGCTGCACGATATCCTCGTCACCCCTGATGCGGATTTGTCCGTCAACCTCCGTGCCGACGATGATGCGGTGGATGATATCAACTCCCATATTCTGCGCATCCTGACCCAGCGCGAATGGGAGGGCACCGTGCGCGAGGCAGTAGAGACCTCGCAAATTACGCGTTACTACGAGCGCTATGCAGACCACTGCGTCTCCGTGGCCGGCCACATCATCTATCTGACCACGGGTCTTTTGCCCAATGACTATGCCAAGAAACTAGAAGAGGACAAAAAGGACGCCGAATTTGAGGCACGGATGGCGGACCTCGAGCGTCAATTCCGCCGTTAG
- the pstB gene encoding phosphate ABC transporter ATP-binding protein PstB, giving the protein MSKLALNDVNIYYGDFHAVQNVNMQIPAQAVTAFIGPSGCGKSTVLRTINRMHEVIPGASVKGEILLDGTNIYGPKVDPVSVRNTIGMVFQKANPFPTMSIEDNVVAGLKLSGEKNKKKLKEVAEKSLRGANLWDEVKDRLDKPGGGLSGGQQQRLCIARAIAVEPEVLLMDEPCSALDPISTLAVEDLIHELKENFTIVIVTHNMQQAARVSDKTGFFSLEATGKPGHLVEFDDTTKIFENPSQKETEDYISGRFG; this is encoded by the coding sequence ATGTCTAAGCTCGCGCTCAATGACGTGAACATTTATTACGGCGACTTCCACGCCGTGCAGAACGTGAATATGCAGATTCCGGCCCAGGCCGTGACCGCATTCATCGGCCCTTCCGGCTGCGGTAAGTCCACCGTGCTGCGCACCATCAACCGCATGCACGAGGTTATCCCCGGCGCCTCTGTGAAGGGCGAAATCCTGCTCGATGGCACCAATATCTACGGACCAAAGGTTGACCCGGTATCCGTACGCAACACCATCGGCATGGTCTTCCAGAAGGCAAATCCGTTCCCCACCATGTCCATCGAGGACAACGTGGTAGCAGGCCTGAAGCTGTCCGGTGAAAAGAACAAGAAGAAGCTCAAGGAAGTCGCGGAGAAGTCCCTGCGCGGTGCCAACCTGTGGGACGAGGTTAAGGACCGTTTGGACAAGCCAGGCGGCGGCCTCTCCGGTGGTCAGCAGCAGCGTCTGTGCATCGCCCGCGCTATCGCCGTGGAGCCAGAGGTGCTACTCATGGACGAGCCTTGTTCCGCACTGGACCCGATTTCCACCCTCGCTGTGGAGGACCTCATCCACGAGCTGAAGGAAAACTTCACCATCGTTATCGTGACCCACAACATGCAGCAGGCAGCCCGCGTGTCCGATAAGACCGGCTTCTTCTCCCTAGAAGCAACCGGTAAGCCGGGCCACCTGGTGGAGTTCGATGACACCACCAAGATCTTTGAGAATCCTTCTCAGAAGGAGACCGAGGATTACATCTCTGGCCGCTTTGGCTAA
- the pstA gene encoding phosphate ABC transporter permease PstA — protein MTTTTNAKPASQGGATFLDISGSRKMTNNIATAVVWGAMILAMVPLVWVLWELIARGSGVILNPEWWTASQRGIMNSSAGGGAAHAIVGTFVQTILASVISIPIGIFTAIYLVEYSKGGWLGRITTFMVDILSGVPSIVAALFIFAMWITLFGFGRSGFAVALSLVLLMIPIVVRNTEEMLRVVPMDLREASYALGVPKWKTIARIVLPTALSGIVTGIMLAIARVMGESSPVLVLVGSSSVINWDAFKGSQSSLPLMMLDMYKAGAQPAVLDKLWGAALTLVILIAVLNIAARIVSAKFSVKK, from the coding sequence ATGACTACGACTACTAATGCCAAGCCTGCCTCCCAAGGCGGCGCGACCTTCCTGGACATCTCCGGCTCCCGCAAGATGACCAATAACATCGCCACCGCGGTGGTCTGGGGCGCAATGATTCTGGCCATGGTTCCGCTGGTGTGGGTTCTGTGGGAACTCATCGCCCGCGGCAGTGGCGTCATCCTCAACCCTGAGTGGTGGACCGCCTCCCAGCGCGGCATCATGAATAGCTCTGCCGGCGGCGGTGCTGCTCACGCCATCGTGGGTACCTTCGTCCAGACCATTCTGGCCTCCGTTATCTCTATCCCGATCGGCATCTTTACCGCCATCTACTTGGTGGAGTACTCCAAGGGCGGCTGGCTCGGCCGCATCACCACCTTCATGGTGGACATCCTGTCCGGTGTGCCTTCCATCGTTGCGGCCCTGTTCATCTTCGCCATGTGGATCACCCTGTTCGGCTTCGGCCGCTCCGGCTTCGCCGTGGCGCTGTCCCTGGTGCTGCTGATGATTCCGATTGTGGTGCGCAATACCGAAGAGATGCTGCGCGTGGTCCCCATGGACCTGCGTGAAGCGTCCTACGCACTCGGCGTTCCGAAGTGGAAGACCATCGCTCGCATCGTTCTGCCTACCGCACTGTCCGGCATCGTCACCGGTATCATGCTGGCGATTGCCCGCGTGATGGGTGAGTCCTCGCCGGTGCTGGTCTTGGTTGGTTCCTCTTCCGTCATCAACTGGGACGCCTTCAAGGGCTCGCAGTCTTCGCTCCCGCTGATGATGCTGGATATGTACAAGGCCGGCGCACAGCCAGCCGTACTGGACAAGCTCTGGGGAGCAGCGTTGACGCTGGTTATCCTCATCGCCGTCCTCAACATTGCGGCCCGCATCGTTTCCGCGAAGTTCTCGGTTAAGAAGTAA
- the pstC gene encoding phosphate ABC transporter permease subunit PstC has product MADNNLTTAPEQTDAIATSAERVSNSGHDEVATSSANSGVKRPGDRVFEFLSTASATLITVMIAAIAAFLLWRAVPALGVNDGGIMGFFTYGGRWETTDTSAMKFGIPTMFGTTVLISVFALLLAMPVALAIAIFLSNYAPARLVKPLGFLVDMLAAVPSIVYGLWGWQVLGPALSGFYSWMESWAGGFFLFHVFDNSPSFATGRNLFTGGIVLAVMILPIIAATAREVFVQTPPGQVESALALGATRWEVIRMTVLPFGMSGYIAGSMLGLGRALGETMALYMVVSPLIDFRFSLFDGGTTFATAIALASAEFGNEMRAGAYIAAGLMLFLLTFVVNAIARAIVKNK; this is encoded by the coding sequence ATGGCAGACAATAATCTCACCACGGCTCCAGAGCAGACGGATGCTATCGCCACCTCTGCCGAGCGAGTCTCCAACAGCGGACACGACGAGGTAGCTACCTCCAGCGCCAACAGCGGCGTAAAGCGCCCGGGCGACCGTGTCTTTGAATTCCTGTCCACCGCTTCGGCAACACTTATCACCGTCATGATTGCCGCCATTGCTGCCTTCCTGCTGTGGCGTGCGGTTCCCGCCCTAGGCGTTAACGACGGCGGCATCATGGGCTTCTTCACCTATGGCGGACGATGGGAGACCACCGATACCTCCGCGATGAAGTTCGGTATCCCGACCATGTTCGGCACGACCGTTCTCATCTCCGTCTTCGCCCTTCTGCTGGCTATGCCGGTGGCCCTAGCTATCGCCATCTTCCTGTCCAACTACGCGCCTGCCCGCTTGGTCAAGCCGCTCGGCTTCCTCGTGGACATGCTCGCTGCAGTTCCGTCCATCGTCTACGGCCTGTGGGGTTGGCAGGTTCTTGGCCCGGCACTGTCCGGTTTCTACTCCTGGATGGAATCCTGGGCGGGTGGCTTCTTCCTGTTCCACGTCTTCGATAACTCGCCGTCGTTTGCAACCGGCCGCAACCTGTTTACCGGTGGCATCGTGCTTGCCGTGATGATTCTGCCGATCATCGCTGCTACCGCGCGCGAGGTCTTCGTGCAGACCCCTCCGGGCCAGGTGGAATCCGCCCTGGCTCTGGGCGCTACTCGCTGGGAAGTTATCCGCATGACCGTTCTGCCATTCGGCATGTCCGGCTACATCGCCGGCTCCATGCTCGGCCTGGGCCGTGCGTTGGGTGAGACCATGGCGCTGTACATGGTTGTCTCCCCACTGATTGACTTCCGCTTCTCGCTTTTCGACGGCGGCACGACCTTCGCCACAGCCATCGCCTTGGCATCTGCTGAGTTCGGTAACGAGATGCGCGCTGGTGCCTACATCGCCGCCGGCCTCATGCTGTTCTTGCTGACCTTCGTGGTCAACGCCATTGCCCGCGCCATCGTGAAGAATAAGTAA
- the pstS gene encoding phosphate ABC transporter substrate-binding protein PstS translates to MIRNFKRTAAIFGIVAATSTALVACSEGSGSSSDSAGGEDVSGELVGDGASSQQNAMSYFQTAFSEDHPDASLSYNASGSGAGVEAFTNGQADFAGSDSALKEDEGEVEAAAKRCDGNEAWHLPTTIGPVAIAYNLGDTEINLSTKTLGKIFKGEIKKWNDKAIAADNEGTDLPDKDITVIFRSDESGTSANFQKFLKAATGDWDSEGKQFPDAVGEGANGSSGVADQVASIDGAITYVEAGFADQKEGEGVKKAKIDFGQGPVELSTESVNKALENLEFKKTDSEHNMVVDSEALFSSDNEGAYPLILTTYNIVCSKGYDEETSKLVKSFFTTVLDHQDDQLAELGFIPVEGAHLDKLKAAVDALQ, encoded by the coding sequence GTGATTCGCAACTTCAAGCGCACTGCCGCAATCTTCGGCATCGTAGCCGCAACCTCCACCGCTCTCGTAGCTTGCTCTGAGGGGTCTGGCTCCTCCTCCGATTCCGCTGGCGGCGAGGACGTCTCCGGCGAGCTCGTCGGCGACGGCGCATCCTCCCAGCAGAACGCAATGTCCTACTTCCAGACTGCGTTCTCCGAGGATCACCCAGACGCTTCCCTGTCCTACAACGCTTCCGGTTCCGGCGCCGGCGTTGAGGCCTTCACCAATGGCCAGGCTGACTTCGCTGGTTCTGACTCCGCTCTGAAGGAAGACGAGGGTGAGGTCGAGGCTGCTGCTAAGCGTTGCGATGGCAACGAGGCATGGCACCTGCCAACCACCATCGGTCCGGTTGCAATCGCCTACAACCTGGGTGACACCGAGATTAACCTCTCCACCAAGACCCTGGGCAAGATCTTCAAGGGCGAAATCAAGAAGTGGAACGACAAGGCCATTGCTGCTGACAACGAGGGCACCGACCTGCCGGACAAGGACATCACCGTCATCTTCCGTTCTGACGAGTCCGGTACCTCCGCAAACTTCCAGAAGTTCCTGAAGGCTGCTACCGGTGACTGGGACTCCGAGGGTAAGCAGTTCCCGGATGCCGTTGGTGAGGGTGCTAATGGCTCCTCCGGCGTTGCTGACCAGGTTGCAAGCATCGATGGTGCTATCACCTACGTCGAAGCCGGCTTCGCAGACCAGAAGGAAGGCGAGGGCGTCAAGAAGGCCAAGATCGACTTCGGCCAAGGCCCGGTTGAGCTGTCCACCGAGTCCGTCAACAAGGCTCTGGAGAACCTGGAGTTCAAGAAGACCGACTCCGAGCACAACATGGTTGTTGACTCCGAGGCACTGTTCTCCTCCGACAACGAGGGTGCATACCCGCTCATCCTGACCACCTACAACATCGTCTGCTCCAAGGGCTACGATGAGGAGACCTCCAAGCTGGTCAAGTCCTTCTTCACCACCGTCCTGGATCACCAGGATGACCAGCTGGCTGAGCTGGGCTTCATCCCGGTTGAGGGTGCACACTTGGACAAGCTGAAGGCTGCTGTTGACGCTCTGCAGTAA
- the mshD gene encoding mycothiol synthase codes for MTSNAFKITEEKLPDAPELARRVKALAEQAERQDGMAPLSEQFLNGLSDSRLQHRHLVAWVGEEPCGVAGLEGSTAELFIAPDYRGQGYGAALYDAAAKTPNLHAWAHGNLPAAQALAHSRDLQVTRKLVVMGIGGEELAAAARPEGLPLTALNYTEAVDKWGKDFVEEQWLKVNNEAFSWHPEQGGWDLDRLHRGMEADWFDPADLLFLWDTADELALAGFHWTKWHAEETPGFGEVYVVGLAEDYRGKKLGGPLLQIGLRRMVEKGAQRVILYVEADNDPALKAYERLGFEVDEEHVVWGVCD; via the coding sequence ATGACTAGCAATGCCTTTAAGATTACGGAAGAAAAACTGCCGGACGCCCCGGAGCTGGCTCGCCGCGTAAAAGCGCTGGCTGAGCAGGCCGAACGCCAGGATGGGATGGCGCCGCTGTCGGAGCAATTCCTCAACGGTCTTAGCGATTCCCGCTTGCAGCACCGCCACTTGGTGGCCTGGGTAGGGGAGGAGCCGTGCGGCGTAGCCGGTCTGGAGGGCTCTACCGCCGAGCTATTCATTGCCCCCGATTACCGCGGGCAGGGCTATGGTGCCGCGCTTTACGACGCCGCCGCTAAGACCCCCAACCTCCACGCCTGGGCCCACGGGAACCTGCCGGCGGCACAGGCGCTGGCGCACTCCCGTGACCTGCAGGTCACCCGCAAGCTGGTGGTCATGGGTATCGGGGGAGAAGAGCTCGCAGCGGCCGCCCGCCCCGAAGGCTTGCCACTGACCGCCCTGAATTACACCGAGGCGGTGGATAAGTGGGGCAAGGACTTTGTGGAAGAGCAGTGGCTCAAGGTCAATAACGAGGCCTTTTCCTGGCATCCCGAGCAGGGCGGCTGGGATCTCGATCGCCTGCACCGCGGCATGGAGGCAGACTGGTTCGACCCCGCAGACCTGCTTTTCCTGTGGGATACGGCGGATGAGCTGGCACTGGCCGGCTTCCACTGGACCAAGTGGCATGCGGAGGAAACTCCGGGCTTCGGTGAGGTCTACGTGGTGGGCTTGGCGGAAGATTACCGCGGCAAGAAGTTGGGTGGTCCGCTGCTGCAGATTGGCCTGCGCCGCATGGTGGAAAAGGGAGCTCAGCGGGTAATTCTTTATGTAGAAGCGGATAATGATCCGGCGCTAAAGGCGTACGAGCGCCTAGGCTTTGAGGTTGATGAAGAACACGTCGTTTGGGGCGTGTGTGACTAA